CCCTCAATTGACCGCCGGCGGCTCTTGAGTGTCGGGGCGCTCACCGCGACCGTGCCCGGCTTCCTGTCCGAAACCGGCCGACTGATCGCGGGCGATCGAACCCCGTCACTCGCTGCGAACAAGGACCGCGTGCTGGTGGTGATTCAACTGGCGGGCGGGAACGACGGGCTGAACACGCTCGTGCCGTTCCGCGACGATGCGTACTACAAGGCGCGCCCCAAAATCGCGATCGCGCGGGACAAAGCGCTGAAGGTGACTGACGAGTTCGCACTGCACCCTGAAATGAAGGAACTGCGTGCGCTTCACGATGATGGGCGACTCGGCATCGTCAGTAACGTAGGGTACCCGAACCCGAATCGTTCGCACTTCCGCGCCACCGAAATCTGGGAAACCGCGACCCCGGAGAAGGACGTACTAACGGGCTGGGTCGGGCGGTACTTCGACGCGGAGTGCCGCGGGGTCGCGTCGCCGATGCTCGGGCTACAACTGGGCGAAAAGGCCGCGCTGACGTTCGCGCATACCAAGAGCCGGGCCGTTACGCTCACCAATCCGCGATTGTTCCAGTGGGACACTGGCACCACCGGCTACGCGATGGACCGGCTGAACCGCGTGCGCGCGACGGGGAACGATCAGCTCGATTTCCTCCAGCGCACGGCGAACGACACGCTCACACTCTCGAAGAAGATTCAGGACGCACTGAAGGACACGCGGACCGCGACCGAGTACGCACCGTTCAATTTCTCGCAGTCGCTCAAAGTGGTCGCGCAGATGATCGCCGCGGACGTACCGACGCGGGTGTATTACGTCTCGCTCGGCGGGTTCGATACGCACGTCACGCAGGTCGGCCGGCACGCCGGGCTGCTCCAGGAACTGAGTCAGGGACTCGGCAGCTTCGTCAAGGACTTGAAGGCTCTGGGGCACCTCGATCGCACACTGGTAATGACGTTCAGTGAGTTCGGCCGGCGGGTCGCGGAGAACGAGCAGCAAGGAACCGACCACGGCACCGCGGGCGTGATGTTCCTGGCTGGCGGGAACGTGAAAGCCGGTATTCACGGCGCTCGACCGAATCTGACCGATCTCGATGAAGGCGACTTAAAGTTCGGAACGGACTTCCGCCGCGTGTACGCGACCGTTCTCGCGAACTGGTTCAAGGCGGACCCGAAGTCGATTCTAGGCGGGGAGTTCCAGCCGCTCCCGTGCCTCGCGTGACAACGAATTGTACGGACGTAGCACAGGGCGGAAGCCCTGTGCTACGTCCGTCGGCCCCTCCGGGGCGAAAACAACAAACCACCTGCCATCAAGCTAAACGCACACGTCCATTCAACGAATTGTGGGACTGCAATATGACAGTGGCGTCGAGCTCGAATCGGCGAACGAAGCTGCCAGTGACAGTCCTTTCGGGCTTTTTGGGCGCCGGGAAGACGACTCTGTTGAATCACGTTCTCGCGAACCGCGAAGGCTTGAGGGTCGCGGTGATCGTCAACGACGTGTCCGAAGTGAACATCGATGGCACACTGGTCAAAACTGGTGGGGCGGCGCTCTCGCGTACCGACGAGAAGCTGGTGGAAATGCAGAACGGGTGTATCTGCTGCACACTCCGCGAGGACTTGCTACAGGAGGTAGCGCGATTGGCCAAGGAGGGCCGCTTCGATTATCTGTTGATCGAATCTACGGGCGTTTCGGAACCGCTCCCGGTCGCCGAGACGTTCACATTCGAGGACGAAACCGGGAGCGCACTTTCGGCAGTCGCCCGACTCGACACGATGGTCAC
This region of Gemmata massiliana genomic DNA includes:
- a CDS encoding DUF1501 domain-containing protein, coding for MFPSIDRRRLLSVGALTATVPGFLSETGRLIAGDRTPSLAANKDRVLVVIQLAGGNDGLNTLVPFRDDAYYKARPKIAIARDKALKVTDEFALHPEMKELRALHDDGRLGIVSNVGYPNPNRSHFRATEIWETATPEKDVLTGWVGRYFDAECRGVASPMLGLQLGEKAALTFAHTKSRAVTLTNPRLFQWDTGTTGYAMDRLNRVRATGNDQLDFLQRTANDTLTLSKKIQDALKDTRTATEYAPFNFSQSLKVVAQMIAADVPTRVYYVSLGGFDTHVTQVGRHAGLLQELSQGLGSFVKDLKALGHLDRTLVMTFSEFGRRVAENEQQGTDHGTAGVMFLAGGNVKAGIHGARPNLTDLDEGDLKFGTDFRRVYATVLANWFKADPKSILGGEFQPLPCLA